One part of the Arachidicoccus terrestris genome encodes these proteins:
- a CDS encoding SusD/RagB family nutrient-binding outer membrane lipoprotein, which yields MLQDKIKRYILMIGVGFLLMQSCTKGFDSLNQDPTRPTDVTPSEMITGVEKSASDIVYSLSANGNLGMLYAQFYAQTQKESSSHYQLDEGTNNVLWSLYSSPLSNIQEIQRLNTVSPEPGAQNENAIVQILGVWIYQILTDVYGNVPYTEALEGSANLTPVYDDSQKIYDSLVLNLDHAMSQLDSSQPSFATGELIYNGDVVLWKKLANSLKLRIGIRIADAAPAKSKKIVEEAVASGVMTSAADEAKFPYLATVPDQFPFNEERGTGLPNDFQVTETLVNFLKETKDPRLTIYARPATKTNEYVGKPYGLGSFEAGFEGYSYPGKAVYSPTFPGYIMSYAEVAFALAEAAQRGYKVGGDAAGFYEEGVKASMSFWGVSDQDVTTFLENNPYTTGNWRDVIGTQKWLALYNQGLQAWFERTRLQFKKPDGSPLFVAPAQSLDPNVKMVPTRLTYPISEQSNNQKNYNDAVADLGGTDSKGLTLWWQK from the coding sequence ATGTTACAAGATAAAATAAAACGCTATATACTGATGATAGGTGTCGGGTTCCTGCTGATGCAATCCTGTACGAAAGGATTCGACTCACTGAATCAGGATCCGACCAGGCCGACCGACGTCACCCCCTCGGAAATGATTACCGGTGTGGAAAAATCAGCATCAGACATTGTTTACAGTCTAAGCGCCAATGGCAACCTGGGGATGTTGTATGCACAATTTTATGCCCAGACACAAAAAGAATCCTCCAGTCATTATCAACTCGATGAAGGGACCAATAATGTTCTGTGGAGCCTGTACAGTTCGCCCCTGTCCAATATACAGGAAATCCAGCGACTGAATACGGTCAGCCCCGAGCCGGGCGCACAAAATGAAAATGCAATAGTGCAGATACTGGGTGTCTGGATCTACCAGATACTGACGGACGTATATGGAAACGTTCCATATACTGAAGCACTCGAAGGCAGCGCTAATCTAACACCGGTCTATGATGACTCCCAGAAGATCTATGACTCTTTGGTATTAAATCTGGACCATGCGATGAGTCAGCTGGACAGCAGCCAGCCCAGCTTTGCGACCGGGGAGCTGATCTATAATGGAGATGTCGTTTTGTGGAAGAAACTAGCCAATTCTTTAAAACTAAGGATTGGGATCCGTATAGCGGATGCAGCCCCGGCCAAATCCAAAAAAATTGTAGAAGAAGCTGTGGCCTCCGGCGTCATGACATCTGCAGCGGATGAAGCGAAATTCCCGTACCTGGCCACTGTTCCGGATCAATTCCCGTTTAATGAAGAAAGAGGAACAGGCCTGCCCAATGACTTTCAGGTAACAGAAACGCTCGTGAACTTTTTGAAAGAAACCAAGGATCCCCGCCTGACGATCTACGCAAGACCGGCAACAAAAACAAATGAATATGTGGGTAAGCCCTATGGTCTGGGCTCCTTTGAAGCGGGATTCGAGGGGTATTCTTATCCGGGAAAAGCTGTCTACAGCCCTACCTTTCCGGGATATATTATGAGTTATGCGGAAGTGGCCTTCGCGCTTGCAGAAGCAGCACAGAGAGGCTATAAAGTCGGAGGAGACGCCGCCGGCTTCTATGAGGAGGGTGTTAAAGCCTCTATGTCATTTTGGGGTGTCAGCGATCAGGATGTAACGACCTTCCTTGAAAACAATCCTTATACAACCGGTAATTGGAGAGATGTCATTGGGACACAAAAGTGGCTGGCACTTTATAATCAGGGATTACAGGCCTGGTTTGAGCGAACCAGATTACAATTCAAAAAACCGGACGGTTCTCCGCTCTTTGTCGCACCGGCTCAGTCCCTGGACCCCAATGTCAAAATGGTACCGACCCGGCTCACCTATCCCATCTCAGAACAATCCAACAATCAGAAAAACTATAACGATGCTGTAGCAGATCTGGGTGGAACAGACTCAAAAGGCCTGACACTCTGGTGGCAGAAATAG
- a CDS encoding RagB/SusD family nutrient uptake outer membrane protein, which translates to MRKYILYNIALLSICFMMTRCNKILNVERLDQITGEAIWKDSSLMQAYINNIYSALGKGEYNSTSGMSVLTDQAIWTNGAKAVVQSTVTASNMDILGGSRFSYLNWGTLYAAIRKCNEFLINSAESPQAGAQSVQRMRGEAYFLRGYYYHNLLRNYGGVPLISTVYGLKDSTAIARSSFKETVDYIVADADSAAALLPLEYSDDNLGRATKGAALALKSRVLLYAASDLYNLNPSKREEVGYMDGGAGRQARWQAAKDAAKAVMDLGIYQLYGADPAPGDSTAKNYSDLFLAKQSPETIFCRLFSASGGAPNVGLWFSPNGYGGYGENSPIQQMVDSYEMKDGTKFSWNNPEQAKNPYANRDPRFYATVFYDGAHWKPRYSDGTPYDPVGIIQAFTTLTLPNGKTLPGIDTRNGPIENWNGSLSNYYLRKFLDPNNDHKAIVQEVPWIFFRYGETLLNYAEACIGLGQDAEAREALNQIRRRAGMPEFTASLTGTALRDEYRDERKIEMAFEHQRFYDMRRWMIAPKVMNEPALGIKITVKGTDRADRSTYHDYVYTTFKIQDRHWDDKMYFLAIPYDETQKNSLLVQNPGW; encoded by the coding sequence ATGCGAAAGTATATTCTATATAACATTGCGCTACTGAGTATTTGCTTTATGATGACCAGGTGTAATAAAATTCTGAACGTAGAACGGCTCGATCAGATCACCGGCGAGGCCATCTGGAAAGATTCCTCACTGATGCAAGCGTATATCAACAATATTTATTCCGCCCTGGGCAAAGGAGAATACAACTCAACCAGTGGCATGAGCGTATTAACTGATCAGGCGATCTGGACCAACGGCGCCAAGGCGGTTGTCCAGTCTACTGTCACGGCATCCAACATGGATATCCTCGGCGGCTCCAGGTTCAGCTACCTGAACTGGGGCACACTCTATGCCGCGATCAGAAAATGTAATGAGTTTCTGATCAATTCTGCCGAGTCGCCCCAGGCAGGTGCTCAGTCAGTTCAAAGGATGCGTGGTGAAGCTTATTTTCTAAGAGGTTATTATTACCACAACCTGCTACGCAACTATGGGGGCGTTCCGCTAATCTCAACAGTCTACGGATTGAAAGATTCTACGGCTATTGCGCGCAGCAGCTTTAAAGAGACGGTGGACTATATTGTTGCAGATGCTGATTCAGCTGCCGCTTTACTGCCTCTGGAATATTCAGATGATAATCTGGGCCGAGCCACGAAAGGCGCGGCACTTGCCCTTAAATCAAGGGTATTACTCTATGCAGCCAGTGACCTGTACAACCTTAATCCCTCAAAGCGGGAAGAGGTAGGCTATATGGACGGAGGCGCAGGCCGCCAGGCGAGATGGCAGGCGGCTAAAGATGCGGCCAAGGCCGTTATGGACCTGGGAATCTATCAGCTATACGGTGCAGATCCGGCTCCGGGTGATTCAACAGCCAAGAACTATTCAGACCTGTTCCTGGCCAAGCAAAGCCCCGAGACGATATTCTGCCGTTTGTTCAGTGCCAGTGGTGGAGCGCCCAATGTGGGCCTGTGGTTCAGCCCCAATGGCTATGGCGGCTATGGCGAAAATTCACCTATTCAGCAAATGGTGGATTCCTATGAGATGAAAGACGGCACCAAATTCAGCTGGAACAACCCGGAGCAGGCCAAAAACCCCTATGCCAACAGAGATCCGAGGTTTTATGCGACTGTCTTCTATGACGGCGCCCACTGGAAGCCCCGGTATTCCGACGGCACGCCCTATGACCCTGTAGGTATTATACAGGCTTTTACTACACTGACACTTCCCAATGGTAAAACGCTTCCGGGCATCGATACCCGTAACGGTCCTATCGAAAACTGGAATGGCAGCCTGTCCAATTACTACCTCCGTAAATTCCTGGATCCGAACAATGATCACAAGGCGATCGTCCAGGAAGTGCCCTGGATATTCTTCCGATACGGAGAGACTTTACTCAACTATGCAGAGGCCTGTATCGGATTAGGACAAGACGCTGAGGCCAGAGAGGCTCTCAATCAGATCCGCCGCCGGGCGGGCATGCCTGAATTTACAGCCTCTTTGACGGGAACAGCACTGAGGGACGAGTACCGTGATGAACGCAAGATCGAAATGGCCTTTGAGCACCAGCGTTTCTATGATATGCGCCGCTGGATGATCGCCCCGAAAGTGATGAATGAGCCGGCATTGGGTATTAAAATTACGGTAAAAGGCACCGACCGGGCAGATAGAAGTACTTATCATGATTACGTGTATACGACCTTTAAGATCCAGGACCGGCACTGGGACGACAAAATGTATTTCTTAGCGATACCTTATGATGAGACGCAGAAAAACAGCTTACTGGTCCAGAACCCTGGCTGGTAA
- a CDS encoding SusC/RagA family TonB-linked outer membrane protein, translating into MAKSILFFIGLFFLMQTSLKAQRQIAGRVVDRETRLPVTGASITLPDNAAGALTDSSGRFTLNLPPSAQFFRVSSVGYKPQTVNFRNESDTFRIFLESNVATLNDVVVVGYGTQKKGDLTGAISTVSVSELKQVPVTNLTNALAGKVPGVIAINGSGEPGSAGSKILIRGNHGFNNNAPLIVIDGVPYANKSLGTLDANDIESMSVLKDATASIYGAEAANGVILVTTKHGIMNLKPEVTFNFNQGFTQPTRTPEMADAPTYMTMINESALYDGGTPKFTQEDIDAYKSPNRDPWLYPNTDWYKETLKPLSPQTTGNLSVQGGSSNLSYFVSVGAKTQEGYYKNSATRYNQFNIRSNITDQVTKNIKIGVDLSGRKEDRKYPLVSAAQNFRMIIRGRPTDPAFYPNGLPGPDQEGGVQPAVTGTTQTGTDRNQQYYFTGNLTMDITIPGLDGFNIRGLLSYNKEFEEIKYWRIPWTLYAFDRSAYANNGMKDPESYLTAQQKGPTDPELKQTYLQQEKILGNVVASYKRNFGDHHFTVMVGSEMQKFNGNTFNAYRRHFISTAIPELFAGGQEDWSNDGSAEQGARLSYFDRLEYNYKGKYLFQFVSRIDGSYLFPKDHRFGFFPAISAGWRISEESFFKDNIHFLDDLKLRASWGKTGNDISDPDALVEAQQYLNGFEFGPGYVFGVDQSVVLDLQPSVVANPYITWERANQFDFGIDGTMLGRKLNFTIDYWHQLRTGILIEPSASVPQSTGMDLPRQNIGKVKSWGYDGNVNWDQTVNSDFSYHIGLNGGFSNSQVVFADEVPNIPSYQRKTGKRISTSLYYKVLGVYQDQAQVDGSVHMDGARAGDLIFADVNNDGEINADDMIRVDKNSTPNWTGGLSLGANWRGLSLSVFFQGSAGAVQYVSTESGDIGNYLAEDARIRWRPDPADETGLTPDPSGLPYSGPRTFNRGDTYWSPQGANASTYYLRNTDYVRLKTVELGYNLPDKLLARMGSINSFRIYVNGYNLITWDKFKIMDPEASNAAGDYYPQSRIFNVGLNVTF; encoded by the coding sequence ATGGCTAAAAGTATTTTATTCTTTATCGGCCTGTTTTTCCTGATGCAAACGAGCCTTAAGGCTCAGCGGCAAATAGCTGGAAGAGTTGTCGACCGTGAAACGAGGCTGCCCGTTACGGGAGCCTCCATTACACTTCCCGATAATGCGGCAGGCGCTTTAACCGATAGTAGTGGCCGGTTTACATTAAATCTGCCCCCCTCTGCACAGTTTTTCCGGGTCAGCTCAGTTGGCTACAAACCGCAGACCGTCAATTTCAGAAATGAATCAGACACGTTCAGGATCTTTCTGGAATCCAATGTCGCCACACTAAATGACGTAGTTGTAGTGGGATACGGCACACAGAAAAAAGGTGATTTGACAGGAGCCATATCCACGGTCTCTGTCTCGGAATTAAAACAGGTCCCCGTAACAAACCTGACCAATGCGCTTGCCGGAAAGGTGCCGGGTGTCATCGCCATCAACGGAAGCGGTGAACCGGGAAGTGCGGGCTCAAAGATACTGATCCGGGGAAACCATGGATTCAACAATAACGCACCGCTCATCGTCATTGATGGCGTACCTTATGCGAATAAGTCGCTCGGCACCCTTGATGCAAATGATATTGAAAGTATGAGTGTGTTAAAGGATGCCACAGCATCTATATACGGAGCGGAAGCCGCCAACGGGGTTATACTGGTAACGACCAAACATGGCATCATGAATTTAAAGCCTGAGGTTACTTTTAACTTTAACCAGGGTTTTACACAGCCTACCCGTACACCGGAGATGGCGGATGCACCGACCTATATGACCATGATCAATGAGTCAGCCCTGTATGATGGCGGGACACCGAAATTCACACAGGAAGATATCGATGCCTACAAGAGTCCCAATAGAGATCCCTGGCTATACCCAAATACCGACTGGTATAAGGAGACCTTAAAACCACTCTCACCCCAAACCACCGGAAATCTCTCCGTTCAGGGGGGCTCTTCCAATCTGTCTTATTTTGTTTCTGTTGGTGCCAAGACCCAGGAAGGCTATTATAAAAACAGTGCGACCCGGTACAATCAGTTTAATATCCGAAGCAATATCACGGACCAGGTCACCAAAAACATCAAAATTGGCGTGGACCTTTCAGGGCGCAAAGAAGACCGTAAATATCCGCTTGTCTCTGCCGCGCAGAACTTCAGGATGATCATCAGGGGCCGCCCGACGGATCCTGCGTTCTATCCTAACGGACTGCCGGGTCCCGACCAGGAAGGCGGCGTCCAGCCAGCCGTCACCGGTACCACCCAGACGGGAACTGACCGCAATCAGCAATACTATTTTACCGGCAACCTGACCATGGACATCACGATTCCGGGCCTGGATGGATTCAATATCCGTGGACTGCTCTCCTACAACAAGGAGTTTGAAGAAATTAAATACTGGAGAATACCCTGGACCTTATATGCTTTCGACCGGTCGGCCTATGCCAATAACGGCATGAAAGACCCGGAGAGTTATCTGACGGCCCAGCAAAAAGGGCCGACGGACCCCGAACTTAAACAAACCTATTTACAACAGGAAAAGATCCTGGGCAATGTCGTTGCCAGTTATAAACGCAATTTCGGGGATCATCACTTTACCGTGATGGTGGGATCCGAAATGCAGAAATTCAACGGCAACACCTTTAACGCCTACCGGCGCCACTTTATCTCTACTGCCATCCCTGAACTCTTCGCCGGTGGGCAGGAAGACTGGTCCAATGACGGTTCTGCAGAACAAGGCGCCCGCCTGAGTTATTTTGACCGTCTTGAATACAACTATAAAGGAAAGTACCTGTTTCAGTTTGTAAGCCGTATTGACGGATCTTACCTCTTCCCTAAAGACCACCGGTTCGGCTTTTTCCCTGCCATCTCCGCCGGCTGGCGAATCTCCGAGGAATCCTTCTTTAAAGATAATATCCACTTTTTAGATGATCTGAAATTAAGAGCCTCCTGGGGCAAGACCGGTAATGACATTTCAGACCCGGATGCATTGGTGGAAGCACAGCAATACCTGAATGGCTTCGAATTTGGTCCCGGTTATGTCTTTGGTGTCGACCAGAGCGTCGTACTGGATCTTCAGCCATCTGTGGTCGCCAACCCCTATATTACCTGGGAAAGGGCCAATCAGTTTGATTTTGGCATAGACGGGACTATGCTTGGCCGGAAGCTTAATTTTACGATTGATTACTGGCATCAGTTAAGAACGGGCATTCTGATAGAGCCATCGGCATCGGTGCCCCAGAGTACCGGAATGGACTTGCCCCGACAAAACATCGGCAAAGTAAAAAGCTGGGGCTATGACGGTAACGTCAACTGGGATCAGACAGTCAATAGCGATTTCAGTTACCATATAGGTCTCAATGGGGGCTTCTCCAATTCCCAGGTGGTTTTTGCAGACGAGGTGCCCAATATCCCCTCCTATCAGAGAAAGACCGGCAAACGGATCAGCACATCTTTATACTATAAAGTCCTTGGTGTCTATCAGGATCAGGCACAGGTTGACGGCTCCGTCCATATGGACGGTGCAAGAGCCGGAGATCTGATCTTCGCCGATGTCAATAACGACGGCGAGATTAACGCAGATGACATGATCCGGGTAGATAAGAATTCTACGCCTAACTGGACAGGTGGATTGTCCCTGGGTGCCAACTGGCGTGGGCTTAGCCTTTCTGTCTTCTTTCAGGGCTCTGCCGGTGCCGTTCAGTATGTATCTACAGAATCAGGAGATATCGGAAACTACCTGGCAGAAGATGCCAGGATCCGCTGGAGACCGGATCCTGCTGATGAAACCGGGTTGACGCCAGACCCTTCGGGCCTGCCTTATTCCGGCCCCAGGACCTTTAACAGGGGTGACACCTACTGGTCACCACAGGGCGCCAACGCCAGCACTTATTATCTACGCAATACAGATTATGTAAGGCTCAAAACCGTTGAACTGGGTTACAACCTGCCGGATAAACTGCTGGCCCGAATGGGCTCTATCAATAGTTTCAGGATCTATGTAAACGGCTACAATCTAATTACCTGGGACAAATTCAAGATTATGGATCCGGAAGCCAGCAATGCGGCGGGTGATTATTATCCACAGTCCAGGATTTTCAACGTGGGCTTAAACGTTACCTTTTAA
- a CDS encoding SusC/RagA family TonB-linked outer membrane protein, with translation MFMKRGLGLLISAGLLTVGIAGYGQVLPDGSHPPKDSLPDKSNQDSTGLPVATPLSNSPSDTVPRQSPPTSKPLQDTNALPATTQQAPASDTTGKDSVEYVMGLVTTKSGESLAGATIKATTGETVSAGNSGGFKLVYKPGMQVSFSNVGYNDTTITISNPATFLKVVLSSNKDQHNLSDVKVTALGISKNGNSVGYSVQEIKGAAVQTAKETNFVNSMQGKLAGVQISGNTGSMGGSSKITIRGNKSITGNNNALFVVDGVFMGNSNPVPSYNQAIGGGGFDYGSPIQDINPDDIDQISVLKGAAATALYGSRGSNGVVLITTKKGSGGKLGISYSMNAQVDKVYILPNYQNTYGGGAATSDYSEGVFDTLWQKEHPEQFKNGPTYTDPVKGGYDLMPQYAVDESWGPRLEGQIIRPYYSFDKDKNNPYFGMTTPWSPQPDNVRNFFKTGITVTNSVSLGGSNEDGAFRLSYSNMDQHYIMPGSRQVRNNIGFNGSYKLIPNLTAIVSANYSVNDVKGRIGTGFSGLNPMELFSMYSQRQLEVDKLKYYQFPDGSQVSWNRKAFNDPTPASATSPYWNAYNNYETDVRKRLFGQAGLEYKPVDWLNLSAKVFMDHYNTLQQERTAQDLLSGQTGGYARTELEHEEINYQFMATAKNDLSSRFGINATVGGNIMTQMDAVNAGSFAGLIVPGLYSLTNSSGRVTYSDYLFKKRINSLFADVILSLDDNQYLELTGRNDWSSALANGNNSYFYPSASYSMVFSNWLSNWKWLSYGKFRASVAQIGSDTDPYRTSLAYAAPVVFGGGSYVLKDPNLFNAGLKPERSTEYETGVELKFLNNRIGLDLTVYSRTTKDLIIPLSVSNATGYSTFYANAGKSRNQGLEIQLTGRPIQTKDFSWDATINFSTNKSKLLSLDIPNNPDINQYVVGTERRRHSVSTTAIVGQPLFVLTGTDYTYLNGKKVIDSSGHYVPSEPGQILGNTEPDFIGGFSNTFTYKNVSLSALVDFQKGGSFFSYTNMYGLSSGLVEETVANNVRENGVDVSGVLPTGEDYNVHLNAADHFKNNFGTNINAANVYDGSYIYLREVTLGYALPAKWADAIHAANARISLYGRNLWLIHSNAPNVDPSNIINSTSNITGMEGGALPSVRSYGINLNIGF, from the coding sequence ATGTTTATGAAAAGAGGCCTTGGCCTACTCATATCAGCTGGATTGCTGACGGTAGGAATTGCTGGCTATGGACAAGTGCTTCCAGATGGAAGTCACCCGCCAAAAGATTCCCTACCTGACAAGTCCAATCAAGATAGCACAGGTCTTCCTGTTGCGACACCCCTCTCCAATTCACCGTCAGATACGGTACCCAGGCAATCCCCTCCAACCAGTAAACCCCTTCAAGACACTAATGCGCTTCCTGCAACAACACAGCAGGCGCCAGCCTCTGATACTACGGGAAAAGATTCTGTAGAATATGTGATGGGACTGGTCACGACCAAGAGCGGTGAATCCCTTGCCGGAGCCACGATCAAAGCTACGACAGGTGAAACAGTATCTGCCGGCAATAGCGGTGGATTCAAGCTTGTCTATAAACCTGGCATGCAGGTCTCATTCAGTAATGTGGGCTATAACGACACGACTATTACAATCAGCAATCCCGCCACATTTTTAAAGGTGGTTCTTTCCAGTAATAAAGACCAGCATAACCTCTCGGACGTAAAAGTTACCGCGCTGGGAATTTCTAAAAACGGCAATAGCGTAGGTTATTCTGTTCAGGAGATCAAAGGCGCAGCGGTACAGACAGCCAAAGAAACCAATTTTGTCAATTCCATGCAAGGTAAACTGGCCGGTGTGCAGATCAGCGGGAATACCGGATCCATGGGAGGCTCGTCCAAAATCACCATTCGCGGTAATAAATCGATCACGGGTAATAATAATGCACTGTTCGTGGTTGATGGTGTTTTTATGGGCAATAGTAATCCGGTACCGAGCTACAACCAGGCCATCGGCGGTGGCGGGTTTGATTATGGCAGCCCTATTCAGGATATCAATCCAGACGATATCGATCAGATAAGCGTACTGAAAGGTGCCGCGGCTACTGCGTTATATGGCAGCAGAGGATCCAATGGAGTCGTACTCATCACTACAAAAAAAGGGAGCGGCGGAAAACTGGGCATCAGCTATAGCATGAATGCGCAGGTGGACAAAGTCTATATTTTGCCCAATTACCAAAACACCTATGGCGGCGGTGCTGCCACCAGCGATTACAGTGAAGGTGTTTTTGATACACTATGGCAGAAAGAGCATCCGGAGCAATTTAAAAACGGCCCCACTTATACAGATCCCGTAAAAGGCGGTTATGACCTGATGCCACAATATGCAGTTGATGAGTCCTGGGGCCCTAGACTGGAAGGCCAGATCATCCGGCCTTATTACTCTTTTGATAAAGACAAGAATAACCCTTATTTTGGAATGACAACGCCCTGGTCACCTCAGCCGGACAATGTGCGCAATTTCTTTAAGACCGGCATTACCGTGACCAATAGTGTCAGTTTAGGCGGCAGCAATGAAGATGGTGCCTTCAGGCTTTCCTACAGCAATATGGACCAACATTATATTATGCCGGGGTCCCGGCAGGTCCGCAATAATATTGGCTTCAACGGATCTTATAAGCTGATCCCCAACCTGACCGCTATTGTCTCCGCCAACTACTCGGTCAACGATGTAAAAGGGCGTATTGGTACCGGATTCTCGGGGCTTAACCCCATGGAGCTTTTCTCCATGTATAGTCAAAGACAACTGGAAGTCGACAAGCTTAAATATTATCAGTTCCCCGATGGGTCTCAGGTCAGCTGGAACCGGAAGGCTTTTAATGACCCGACGCCGGCATCTGCAACATCTCCCTATTGGAATGCGTATAATAACTATGAAACAGATGTCAGAAAGCGCCTGTTCGGCCAGGCCGGCCTTGAATATAAGCCAGTGGACTGGCTGAACCTTTCAGCCAAAGTATTTATGGATCATTACAATACTTTGCAACAGGAACGCACGGCTCAGGATCTGCTCAGTGGCCAGACCGGCGGCTACGCCAGGACGGAACTGGAACATGAAGAGATCAACTATCAGTTCATGGCGACCGCCAAAAATGACCTTTCTTCCAGGTTCGGCATTAATGCAACCGTCGGCGGTAATATAATGACTCAAATGGATGCCGTTAATGCCGGCTCTTTTGCCGGATTGATCGTACCAGGCCTGTATAGCCTGACAAACTCAAGTGGCCGGGTTACCTATTCTGATTATCTGTTCAAAAAAAGGATTAACTCCTTATTTGCGGATGTGATACTAAGCCTGGACGACAACCAGTATCTGGAACTCACCGGAAGAAATGACTGGTCATCCGCATTAGCAAACGGAAATAACTCCTATTTCTATCCCTCTGCTTCATATTCTATGGTATTCTCCAACTGGCTTTCTAACTGGAAATGGCTCTCCTATGGTAAGTTCCGTGCCAGTGTCGCACAGATAGGCAGTGATACCGATCCCTATCGGACCAGTCTCGCCTATGCAGCTCCGGTCGTATTTGGTGGCGGTTCTTATGTATTGAAAGATCCGAACCTGTTCAACGCCGGCCTTAAACCGGAAAGAAGCACCGAATATGAAACGGGTGTTGAACTCAAATTCCTGAATAACAGGATCGGTCTTGATCTGACGGTATACAGCCGGACCACAAAGGACCTGATCATTCCGCTGTCGGTCTCAAATGCCACGGGGTATAGCACGTTCTATGCCAACGCGGGTAAATCCAGAAACCAGGGACTGGAAATACAGTTGACAGGACGTCCCATTCAGACGAAAGATTTCTCCTGGGATGCGACGATCAATTTCTCTACCAATAAAAGTAAATTGTTGTCCTTAGATATTCCTAACAACCCTGATATCAATCAATATGTTGTCGGCACAGAGCGCCGCCGCCACTCCGTCAGTACGACGGCGATTGTCGGACAGCCGCTATTTGTCCTCACAGGTACCGACTATACTTATCTGAATGGCAAAAAGGTCATTGACAGCAGCGGCCACTATGTACCTTCTGAGCCGGGCCAGATACTAGGCAACACAGAGCCAGACTTTATCGGCGGCTTCAGCAATACATTTACTTATAAGAATGTCAGTCTAAGCGCGCTGGTTGACTTCCAGAAAGGAGGCAGCTTCTTCTCCTATACGAATATGTATGGGCTCTCCTCTGGTCTCGTAGAGGAAACAGTAGCCAATAACGTGCGGGAAAACGGCGTGGATGTTTCAGGTGTTCTGCCAACAGGAGAAGATTATAATGTCCACTTAAATGCGGCCGATCATTTTAAAAATAATTTTGGCACTAATATCAATGCAGCCAATGTATATGATGGAAGTTATATTTATCTGAGAGAAGTCACACTGGGCTATGCCTTACCGGCAAAGTGGGCAGATGCCATTCATGCGGCAAATGCCAGGATATCTCTTTACGGTCGTAACCTTTGGCTGATCCATAGCAACGCGCCCAATGTAGATCCATCCAATATCATTAATTCAACCAGTAATATTACCGGTATGGAAGGTGGGGCGCTGCCCTCTGTGCGTTCTTATGGTATCAATCTTAATATCGGCTTCTAA